Proteins co-encoded in one Hypanus sabinus isolate sHypSab1 chromosome 6, sHypSab1.hap1, whole genome shotgun sequence genomic window:
- the LOC132395215 gene encoding S-antigen protein-like, protein MRDLWLVGHNDEGSLWSAGPNDEGSLWSAGPKDEGSLWSVCPNNEGSQWSAGPNDEGSLWSAGPNDEGSLWSAGPKDEGSLLSAGPKDEGSLWSAGPKDEGSQWSAGPKNEGSLRSVGPNDEGYLRSAGPKEEGSLLSAGPKDEGSLRSVGPNDEGYLWSAGPKDEGSLRSVGPNDEGYLWSAGPKDEGSLWSAGPKEEGSLLSAGPKDEGSLWSAGPKDEGSLLSAGPKDEGSQWSAGPKDEGSLRSVGPNDEGYLWSAGPKNEGSLW, encoded by the coding sequence ATGAGGGATCTGTGGTTAGTGGGCCACAATGATGAGGGATCTCTGTGGTCAGCGGGCCCCAACGATGAGGGATCCCTGTGGTCAGCAGGTCCCAAGGATGAGGGATCCCTGTGGTCAGTGTGCCCCAACAATGAGGGGTCCCAGTGGTCAGCGGGCCCCAATGATGAGGGATCTCTGTGGTCAGCGGGCCCCAACGATGAGGGTTCCCTGTGGTCAGCAGGTCCCAAGGATGAGGGATCCCTGCTGTCAGCAGGTCCCAAGGATGAGGGATCCCTGTGGTCAGCAGGTCCCAAGGATGAGGGATCCCAGTGGTCAGCGGGCCCCAAGAATGAGGGATCTCTGCGTTCAGTGGGCCCCAACGATGAGGGATACCTGCGGTCAGCGGGTCCCAAGGAAGAGGGATCCCTGCTGTCAGCAGGTCCCAAGGATGAGGGATCTCTGCGTTCAGTGGGCCCCAACGATGAGGGATACCTGTGGTCAGCGGGCCCCAAGGATGAGGGATCTCTGCGTTCAGTGGGCCCCAACGATGAGGGATACCTGTGGTCAGCGGGTCCCAAGGATGAGGGATCCCTGTGGTCAGCGGGTCCCAAGGAAGAGGGATCCCTGCTGTCAGCAGGTCCCAAGGATGAGGGATCCCTGTGGTCAGCAGGTCCCAAGGATGAGGGATCCCTGCTGTCAGCAGGTCCCAAGGATGAGGGATCCCAGTGGTCAGCGGGCCCCAAGGATGAGGGATCTCTGCGTTCAGTGGGCCCCAACGATGAGGGATACCTGTGGTCAGCGGGTCCCAAGAATGAGGGATCCCTGTGGTGA